In Colletotrichum lupini chromosome 6, complete sequence, a single window of DNA contains:
- a CDS encoding AMP deaminase — MSSPATTRRRGQPKGISSPPLEKMDSPARGYDDDKTVDQAAKGSAMNGHASSEKSLQTAGRIAAGLFSQWITVGVMLGLIFGGCCSNVYALEAIIKVEPASGTLLTFVQFLFVAVTGYFSQFDRSRPPLFLQQNKVPLRRWIINIVLFFSINVLNNHAFSYDISVPVHIILRSGGSITTMVAGSLYGKKYSRIQIVAVVLLTFGVITAAWSDSQSKAIEGSGKPAFGTGLVVLFVAQVLSAIMGLYTEETYKQYGPHWRENLFYSHLLSLPLFLPLAPSLIRQFRRLANSPPLSLPMAHLPGLGLKGDVGDGLFKLQVPSQLAYLVTNVVTQYACIRGVNLLAAVSSALTVTIVLNIRKLVSLLLSIWLFGNRLAVGTLVGAMIVFGAGGLYSLDSRAKTSRVQKNTQALLNPKDPTSASTSPKRGPTFSLHDGDADSDGELGALDSRGDNSSEGSGGQTPGDAPASDANPLSPHGQEHDGASLQDGMLPRDLPTRTAFYDPVADRQMSQTDAKLFYQRSQVGQLKTGSGVWSQGHATPHGSPVIVGSEHRDVSAGTRNLDHPMDSSPLGKGQGQVRGKAAAHEEMMLPEPTQQQQQAASAEHFSPPRNQPLHEVDPRLLNSEFSNLGLGHEPGPSIGITNQPAALGVAAFSDTDPHITAELSAISKNIQSIMDLRERYIGLSLQRPDDNPRDDPTWSIYPPPPQPAWGAEHARAAVSVEHTTSNANSLNGSMVLPSSATAASDHTGRRAQDSEAKPTSKKRKPGQDIGEDFDMQDLLPVPSADKMTFKLDDSGVYQVFDDAEAEARGNPVIRVPTIREFYMDLDQILSISSDGPSKSFAFRRLQYLEGKFNLYALLNEYQETADSKKVPHRDFYNVRKVDTHVHHSACMNQKHLLRFIKSKMKKCPDEVVLFRDDRHLTLAEVFQSINLTAYDLSIDTLDMHAHTDSFHRFDKFNLKYNPIGESRLRTIFLKTDNFINGRYLAEITKEVIADLESSKYQMVEWRISIYGKSLDEWDKLAAWVVDNKLFSHNVRWLIQIPRLYDVYKASGLMDTFEQVVKNVFEPLFEVSRDPSSHPKLHVFLQRVIGFDSVDDESKIERRLFKKFPVPKVWDSKQNPPYSYWLYYLFSNMSSLNALRQRRGFNTFVLRPHCGEAGDSEHLAVALLCCHSISHGLLLRKVPLLQYIFYLEQIGIAMSPLSNNALFLAYERNPFYQYFRRGLNVSLSTDDPLQFAFTKEPLMEEYAVAAQIYKLSPVDMCELAKNSVKQSGFESAIKEQWLGPNFKLPGKAGNAMVKTNVPDRREEFRYQTLREEHDMLHKYINYGANETSDSAVTADQQSVAQSIIGGHHPAVQRGPASAGVDSAAGNGGGTQTAVGGPNSAAVLEDDVVASPASLAPSGEASWSTDGHTSGRDPKLFPGVFSRGRTGSSQ, encoded by the exons ATGTCCTCTCCGGCGACTACTCGACGACGCGGACAGCCGAAAGGCATCTCATCGCCTCCCTTGGAGAAGATGGATTCTCCTGCTCGGGGTTACGATGACGATAAGACGGTCGATCAAGCCGCCAAAGGTTCGGCCATGAATGGACATGCTTCTAGCGAAAAGTCCCTGCAGACTGCCGGTCGCATAGCCGCCGGTCTCTTTTCCCAATGGATCACCGTTGGTGTTATGCTTGGCCTGATTTTTGGCGGCTGCTGCTCCAAT GTGTATGCCTTGGAAGCTATCATCAA GGTCGAACCTGCAAGTG GAACCCTCCTGACGTTTGTCCAATTCCTCTTTGTCGCTGTCACCGGCTACTTTTCCCAATTCGATCGATCGAGACCACCGCTCTTCTTGCAGCAGAACAAGGTCCCTCTACGCCGCTGGATCATCAATATTGTGCTGTTCTTCAGCATCAATGTGTTGAACAACCATGCCTTCAGCTATGACATCTCCGTTCCTGTGCATATCATTCTTCGGTCCGGTGGAAGTATTACAACCATGGTTGCCGGGTCTCTTTATGGGAAAAAGTACTCTCGCATACAGATCGTGGCTGTCGTTCTCCTGACATTCGGTGTCATCACCGCAGCGTGGTCGGACTCGCAGTCAAAG GCAATCGAGGGGAGTGGCAAGCCCGCTTTTGGGACCGGCCTCGTTGTGCTGTTCGTGGCACAGGTCCTTTCCGCCATCATGGGTCTCTACACAGAAGAGACGTACAAACAATACGGCCCCCATTGGCGAGAGAATCTCTTCTACTCACACCTTTTGTCACTACCGCTCTTCTTGCCGTTGGCGCCATCACTGATCCGCCAATTTCGAAGACTAGCAAACAGTCCGCCTCTATCACTCCCCATGGCGCATCTTCCCGGCCTTGGCCTCAAAGGAGACGTTGGAGATGGTCTCTTCAAACTTCAAGTTCCGAGCCAACTTGCCTATTTGGTGACAAACGTCGTTACCCAGTACGCATGTATCCGGGGTGTAAACTTGCTCGCTGCCGTGTCCTCAGCATTGACTGTCACCATTGTCTTGAACATTCGCAAGCTGGTCAGTCTACTTTTGAGCATATGGCTTTTCGGGAACCGCTTGGCTGTGGGGACTCTAGTCGGGGCAATGATCGTGTTTGGAGCTGGAGGCCTATACTCATTGGATTCCAGAGCTAAGACCTCTAGGGTGCAAAAGAAT ACACAAGCCTTGTTGAATCCAAAAGACCCGACGTCCGCCTCAACCTCCCCCAAAAGAGGCCCCACGTTCTCGCTCCACGATGGTGACGCCGACTCTGACGGCGAATTGGGTGCGCTGGACTCTCGAGGCGACAATAGCTCCGAGGGGTCAGGGGGGCAAACTCCCGGTGATGCACCCGCGTCAGATGCAAACCCTTTGTCGCCCCATGGCCAGGAACACGATGGAGCGAGTCTGCAAGACGGCATGCTTCCTCGGGACCTCCCCACAAGGACCGCCTTCTACGACCCTGTTGCGGACCGCCAGATGAGCCAGACTGACGCCAAATTGTTTTACCAACGTAGCCAGGTCGGTCAGCTGAAGACGGGTAGTGGTGTGTGGTCTCAAGGCCATGCGACACCCCACGGAAGCCCAGTCATTGTCGGCTCTGAGCATCGTGACGTTTCTGCCGGCACTCGGAATCTCGACCATCCGATGGACTCATCTCCCCTAGGTAAAGGACAGGGCCAAGTGAGAGGCAAAGCTGCGGCACACGAAGAAATGATGCTGCCGGAACcgacgcagcagcagcagcaggctGCCAGTGCAGAGCATTTCTCGCCTCCGCGGAACCAGCCTCTTCACGAAGTCGACCCCAGGCTTTTGAATAGTGAGTTCAGCAATCTGGGCCTGGGCCACGAGCCTGGCCCAAGTATTGGCATTACGAACCAGCCTGCTGCCCTTGGTGTTGCTGCCTTTTCAGATACCGATCCGCACATTACGGCCGAGCTCAGTGCTATCTCGAAGAATATCCAGAGCATCATGGACCTACGAGAGAGGTACATCGGACTTTCTCTCCAAAGGCCTGATGACAATCCTAGGGATGATCCTACTTGGTCGATATACCCACCTCCTCCCCAGCCAGCTTGGGGAGCCGAGCACGCAAGAGCTGCGGTTTCTGTCGAGCATACCACTAGCAACGCCAATAGCTTGAATGGCAGCATGGTCTTGCCATCATCTGCCACAGCGGCAAGTGACCACACAGGCCGTCGGGCACAGGATTCCGAAGCTAAGCCCACATCGAAGAAGCGGAAGCCTGGCCAAGACATTGGAGAAGACTTCGATATGCAGGACCTGCTCCCAGTCCCCTCCGCCGACAAGATGACGTTTAAGCTTGACGATAGTGGTGTCTATCAAGTATTCGATGACGCAGAGGCCGAGGCGAGAGGAAATCCGGTTATTCGGGTTCCTACTATCCGAGAGTTTTACATGGACCTGGATCAAATTCTGAGCATTTCCTCAGACGGACCAAGCAAGAGTTTCGCATTCCGTCGACTCCAGTATCTCGAAGGCAAATTCAATCTTTACGCCCTCCTCAACGAGTACCAGGAGACTGCGGACAGCAAAAAAGTCCCCCACAGAGACTTTTACAATGTGCGCAAGGTTGACACCCACGTTCACCACTCTGCTTGCATGAACCAAAAACATCTCCTGCGTTTCATCAAGAGCAAGATGAAGAAGTGCCCGGACGAGGTTGTGCTTTTCCGCGACGACAGGCACCTAACTCTAGCGGAGGTGTTCCAGAGTATCAACCTCACCGCATACGACCTTTCCATTGACACTCTAGATATGCAT GCGCACACGGATTCGTTCCACAGATTTGACAAGTTCAATCTCAAGTACAACCCAATTGGCGAATCCCGGCTTCGTACAATCTTCCTCAAGACAGACAACTTCATCAATGGCCGCTATTTGGCAGAAATCACCAAGGAGGTCATTGCTGATCTTGAATCGAGCAAGTACCAGATGGTTGAATGGCGCATCTCCATTTACGGAAAGTCCCTTGACGAATGGGATAAGCTTGCGGCCTGGGTTGTTGACAACAAGCTTTTCTCCCACAACGTACGATGGCTCATTCAGATTCCTCGTTTGTACGATGTGTACAAGGCCAGCGGGCTCATGGACACTTTCGAACAGGTGGTCAAAAATGTCTTTGAGCCCCTGTTCGAAGTCTCAAGAGATCCCTCGAGCCACCCAAAGCTGCATGTCTTCCTGCAGAGGGTGATTGGGTTCGACAGTGTCGACGACGAGAGCAAAATTGAGCGGCGCCTGTTCAAGAAGTTTCCCGTGCCTAAGGTTTGGGACTCGAAGCAAAACCCTCCCTACAGTTACTGGCTTTATTACCTGTTCTCCAACATGTCATCGCTCAACGCACTGCGCCAACGTCGGGGTTTCAACACGTTCGTGCTGCGACCACACTGTGGTGAGGCTGGTGACAGCGAGCATCTGGCTGTGGCTCTCCTTTGTTGCCACAGCATCAGTCATGGTCTCCTGCTACGCAAGGTTCCGCTTCTGCAGTACATTTTCTACCTTGAACAGATTGGCATCGCCATGTCGCCGCTGAGTAACAACGCTTTATTCCTTGCTTATGAGAGGAACCCGTTTTACCAGTACTTCCGCCGGGGTCTCAATGTCTCGTTGTCGACGGACGATCCACTTCAATTCGCTTTTACAAAGGAGCCTCTCATGGAGGAGTACGCCGTGGCAGCCCAGATCTACAAGCTAAGCCCTGTGGACATGTGTGAACTCGCAAAGAATTCAGTCAAGCAGAGCGGCTTCGAAAGTGCGATTAAGGAGCAGTGGCTTGGACCCAACTTCAAGCTTCCGGGCAAGGCAGGTAACGCCATGGTAAAAACCAATGTGCCTGATCGCAGGGAAGAATTCAGATACCAGACCCTGAGAGAGGAGCATGACAT GCTTCACAAGTACATCAACTACGGTGCCAATGAAACCTCTGACTCGGCCGTCACAGCTGACCAGCAGAGTGTGGCCCAAAGCATCATCGGTGGACACCACCCAGCAGTGCAACGCGGGCCGGCCAGCGCGGGTGTTGACAGTGCCGCGGGTAACGGAGGTGGCACGCAGACAGCGGTGGGAGGACCCAACAGCGCAGCGGTCCTTGAAGATGATGTAGTTGCCTCCCCTGCCAGTCTCGCACCTTCTGGAGAAGCGTCGTGGTCAACTGACGGCCACACCTCGGGACGAGATCCTAAATTGTTTCCTGGTGTTTTCAGCCGGGGTAGAACAGGGAGCAGCCAGTGA